In Caloenas nicobarica isolate bCalNic1 chromosome 5, bCalNic1.hap1, whole genome shotgun sequence, a single genomic region encodes these proteins:
- the LOC135989604 gene encoding mas-related G-protein coupled receptor member H-like: MEETNTTEMSLDYVTSGCVNNGETLKYECLTVPFGLKVFGAVCVGISLCGLVGNMLVVWFLGFHIKKSPFTVYVLNLAIADFSLLLFLLAILPLYIITELYCNFLLKLLTQIIHITSILFLFWYFASMYLLTAISIERCLSVLFPIWYRCHRPRHLSGIVCGVLWTLAGLFIPLLIICYLNSLKKYFELLQCISIGNSLIFSLLPLFSNLFLFIRLRCGSQRRHPGRLYITILLSAIFLFLFGFPLSVGLLLSPYCLDLIYLNISSLLSSLNSSINPLIYFLVGSWRQRRFQGSIKVAFQRVFEEKAKNEKNHVPGDTTAATSL, translated from the coding sequence ATGGAGGAGACCAACACAACAGAGATGTCTCTGGACTACGTGACTTCTGGATGTGTGAACAATGGGGAGactttaaaatatgaatgctTAACAGTACCTTTTGGACTGAAGGTCTTTGGAGCTGTTTGTGTGGGGATTTCTCTTTGTGGACTTGTGGGGAATATGTTGGTCGTGTGGTTCCTGGGCTTCCACATTAAGAAGAGCCCCTTCACCGTTTATGTCCTGAACCTGGCCATCGCTGActtctctctgctcctcttccttcttgctATACTTCCATTATATATTATTACAGAATTGTATTGTAATTTCTTATTGAAATTGCTTACTCAGATCATTCATATCACGTcaattctgtttctgttttggtaCTTTGCCAGCATGTATCTCCTGACAGCCATCAGCATTGAGAGGTGTCTGTCTGTTTTGTTCCCAATCTGGTACCGGTGCCACCGCCCAAGACACTTGTCAGGCATCGTGTGTGGGGTGCTCTGGACCCTCGCTGgactttttattcctttgcttATCATTTGTTATCTAAATTcgcttaaaaaatattttgaactatTACAATGTATAAGCATTGGGaattctctcattttctctttactGCCACTGTTTTCCAACCTTTTCCTGTTCATCAGACTCCGATGTGGTTCACAGAGGCGACACCCAGGAAGACTCTACATTACCATCCTGCTCAGTGCGATCTTCTTGTTCCTCTTCGGGTTTCCTCTCAGTGTGGGACTTTTGCTTAGTCCTTATTGTCTTGATTTAATCTACCTTAACATATCTTCCCTCTTGAGTTCGCTAAACAGCAGCATCAACCCACTCATCTACTTTCTGGTGGGGAGCTGGCGGCAGCGCCGGTTCCAGGGATCCATCAAAGTTGCCTTCCAACGAGTGTTTGAAGAGAAGGCGAAGAATGAGAAGAACCATGTCCCTGGGGACACTACAGCGGCGACCAGTCTGTAA
- the LOC135989602 gene encoding mas-related G-protein coupled receptor member H-like: MEETSTTELYPDYSYFPYAYYWPFTPCWFILDDTRLIMAFVCTVICMCGVVGNMLVVWFLGFHTKKSPFTVYVLNLAIADFSLLLFLLAILMVYIFPNFYCVSSWKYYLIRGIMPILFLFWYFASMYLLTAISIERCLSVLFPIWYRCHRPRHLSGIVSGVLWTLAGLCVSLLVIYERTSIRTYLEVLKYVCIGNSLVFSLLPLFSNLFLFIRLRCGSQRRHPGRLYVAILLSAIFLFLFGFPLSVAILLDPAYLQSLYLPVSCLLASLNSSINPLIYFLVGSWRQRRFQGSIKVAFQRVFEEKAKNEEKNHVPGDTTAATSL; the protein is encoded by the coding sequence ATGGAGGAGACCAGCACAACAGAGCTCTATCCGGACTACTCGTATTTTCCATATGCATATTATTGGCCATTTACTCCATGTTGGTTCATACTAGATGATACGAGGTTGATAATGGCATTTGTCTGTACTGTCATTTGCATGTGTGGAGTTGTGGGGAATATGTTGGTCGTGTGGTTCCTGGGCTTCCACACGAAGAAGAGCCCCTTCACCGTTTATGTCCTGAACCTGGCCATCGCTGActtctctctgctcctcttccttcttgctATACTTATGGTATacatttttccaaatttctactgTGTTTCCTCATGGAAATATTATTTGATCCGTGGAATCATGCcaattctgtttctgttttggtaCTTTGCCAGCATGTATCTCCTAACAGCCATCAGCATTGAGAGGTGTCTGTCTGTTTTGTTCCCAATCTGGTACCGGTGCCACCGCCCAAGGCACTTGTCAGGCATCGTCTCTGGGGTGCTCTGGACTCTTGCCGGActttgtgtttctttgcttGTCATTTATGAGCGCACTTCTATTCGCACATATTTAGAAGTATTAAAATACGTATGCATTGGGAATTCTCTCGTTTTCTCTTTACTGCCACTGTTTTCCAACCTTTTCCTGTTCATCAGACTCCGATGTGGTTCACAGAGACGACACCCAGGAAGACTCTACGTTGCCATCCTGCTCAGTGCGATCTTCTTGTTCCTCTTCGGGTTTCCTCTCAGTGTGGCCATTTTGCTTGACCCTGCTTATCTGCAATCGCTCTACCTTCCTGTTTCTTGCCTCTTGGCATCACTGAACAGCAGCATCAACCCACTCATCTACTTTCTGGTGGGGAGCTGGCGGCAGCGCCGGTTCCAGGGATCCATCAAAGTTGCCTTCCAACGAGTGTTTGAAGAGAAGGCGAAGAATGAGGAGAAGAACCACGTTCCTGGAGACACTACAGCGGCGACCAGTCTGTAA
- the LOC135989797 gene encoding mas-related G-protein coupled receptor member H-like, which yields MEETNTTELYPDYSDFPYAYYWPFTPCRFILDDTRLIMAFVCTVICMCGVVGNMLVVWFLGFHTKKSPFTVYVLNLAIADFSLLLFLLVILTLYIFPNFYCVFSSEYDLTLDVMPILFLFWYFASMYLLTAISIERCLSGLFPIWYRYRRPRHLSGIVCGVLWTLAGLFVSLFVIYNRTSIHTYLEVLTYVCIGNSFIFSLLPLFSNLFLFIRLRCGSQRRRPGRLYVAILLSAIFLFLFGFPLNVAILLGPFYLQSFYLPVSYLLASLNSSVNPLIYFLVGSCQQCQFQGSIKVAFQRVFEEKAKNEENRVPGDTTAATSL from the coding sequence ATGGAGGAGACCAACACAACAGAGCTCTATCCGGACTACTCGGATTTTCCATATGCATATTATTGGCCATTTACTCCGTGTCGGTTCATACTAGATGATACGAGGTTGATAATGGCATTTGTCTGTACTGTCATTTGCATGTGTGGAGTTGTGGGGAATATGTTGGTCGTGTGGTTCCTGGGCTTCCACACGAAGAAGAGCCCCTTCACCGTTTATGTCCTGAACCTGGCCATCGCTGActtctctctgctcctcttccttcttgttATACTTACGTTATacatttttccaaatttctactgtgttttctcttccGAATATGATTTGACCCTTGATGTCATGCcaattctgtttctgttttggtaCTTTGCCAGCATGTATCTCCTGACAGCCATCAGCATTGAGAGGTGTCTGTCTGGTTTGTTCCCAATCTGGTACCGGTATCGCCGCCCAAGGCACTTGTCAGGCATCGTGTGTGGGGTGCTCTGGACTCTCGCTggactttttgtttctttgtttgtcaTTTATAATCGCACTTCTATTCACACATATTTAGAAGTATTAACATATGTATGCATTGggaattctttcattttctctttactGCCACTGTTTTCCAACCTTTTCCTGTTCATCAGACTCCGATGTGGTTCACAGAGACGACGCCCAGGAAGACTCTACGTTGCCATCCTGCTCAGTGCGATCTTCTTGTTCCTCTTTGGGTTTCCTCTCAATGTGGCCATTTTGCTTGGTCCTTTTTATCTGCAATCGTTCTACCTTCCTGTTTCTTACCTCTTGGCATCGCTGAACAGCAGCGTCAACCCGCTCATCTACTTTCTGGTGGGGAGCTGCCAGCAGTGCCAGTTCCAGGGATCCATCAAAGTCGCCTTCCAACGAGTGTTTGAAGAGAAGGCGAAGAATGAGGAGAACCGTGTCCCTGGGGACACTACAGCGGCGACCAGTCTGTAA
- the LOC135989834 gene encoding proto-oncogene Mas-like — translation MAIARRSSRGFVTSTLFLAVERAGAACWSQLGGMVYNRTWHYGSLGPAGSYGDDGYNRTDCEDGHLSKVPVTLLICLCGLVGNGAVLWFLGSRDRRNPIIVYVLSLAIADLTFLLSIAIALAIFYGSESLCHRLDWQDVATVLNITILFSFTASVYLLTAFSAMTSLSILPLVRGPCHRSQHLPALVCVLLWVLSFLLTITLYFCPAALIVFALSYLVSVLILIFSGLTLLARLLCSSWQYPPRKLCIVVLLAVFFFPFFTADFGYWLLLRLFDFSVFVFDASLPLACVNSSINPVIYFLAGSCAKKFTLSVRVAFQRAFEGGTEPQNTGETHRENTVEAAA, via the exons ATGGCGATTGCGAG gagaagcagcagaggtttCGTAACGAGCACATTGTTCTTGGCCGTGGAAAGAGCCGGTGCTGCCTGCTGGAGCCAGCTCGGTGGGATGGTGTACAACAGGACTTGGCATTACGGGTCGCTGGGGCCGGCTGGCTCGTACGGGGACGATGGCTACAACAGGACAGACTGTGAAGATGGTCACTTGAGCAAAGTCCCTGTCACACTGCTCATCTGCCTCTGTGGGCTGGTGGGGAACGGGGCCGTCCTCTGGTTCCTCGGCTCCCGAGACCGCAGGAACCCCATCATCGTCTACGTCCTAAGCCTGGCCATCGCTGAcctcaccttcctcctctccatcGCCATCGCCCTTGCGATATTTTATGGCTCAGAGAGCCTTTGTCACAGGCTGGACTGGCAGGACGTGGCGACTGTGTTGAACATTACCATCCTCTTCAGTTTCACCGCCAGTGTCTACCTCCTGACAGCCTTCAGTGCCATGACGTCCCTGTCCATCCTTCCCCTGGTCCGTGGTCCCTGTCACCGCTCCCAGCACTTGCCAGCGCTTGTGTGTGTCCTGCTCTGGGTCCTCTCCTTCCTGCTCACCATCACCCTCTACTTCTGCCCTGCAGCTCTCATCGTCTTTGCCCTGAGCTACCTCGTATCGGTGCTTATCCTGATTTTTTCTGGTCTAACCCTGCTTGCCAGGCTCTTGTGCTCTTCGTGGCAATATCCTCCAAGGAAGCTCTGTATTGTGGTCCTGCTGGCTgtcttcttcttccccttcttcacTGCTGATTTTGGTTACTGGCTCTTGTTAAGactgtttgatttttctgtttttgtcttTGATGCCTCTCTCCCGCTCGCCTGTGTGAACAGCAGTATCAACCCTGTTATTTACTTCTTGGCTGGGAGCTGTGCAAAGAAGTTCACCCTCTCTGTTAGGGTTGCTTTCCAGAGGGCTTTTGAAGGTGGAACAGAGCCCCAAAACACAGGCGAAActcacagagaaaacacagtggAAGCAGCAGCTTAA
- the LOC135989715 gene encoding mas-related G-protein coupled receptor member H-like, which produces MDRYPNITIRDCLTVSPASVESMVYGNGHNETRCFAEHIPEIVTGAITLLICLCGLVGNGTILWLLGFRIRRNPFTAYLLNLAVADACLLLCTSAFLVIYHMPMLSCFQPELLRVLPLFHSMVLLTYSTSLYLLTAISVERCVGVLWPFWCRCHRPKLLSPITCSLLWVLAGVLAGLVYFVCDLGHSQHCWMVLGTLCFLNFCFFTPFMVLSNVILFIKLRRSSWQHRPARLYTVIFLTVLFFLLFGIPLSVQIFLNFFVYMNFVFEICLLLASVNSSINPVIYVLVGSYGKSEFRGSVRVALQRVFEDRADFQEVGESPVMGVAA; this is translated from the coding sequence atggATCGATATCCCAACATCACGATCCGCGACTGTCTTACAGTGTCACCAGCATCTGTGGAGAGCATGGTCTATGGGAATGGACACAACGAGACCAGGTGCTTTGCAGAACACATCCCTGAAATCGTCACCGGTGCCATCACGCTGCTCATCTGCCTCTGCGGGCTGGTGGGGAACGGGACCATCCTCTGGCTCCTCGGCTTCCGCATCAGGAGGAACCCTTTCACCGCTTATCTCTTGAACCTGGCCGTGGCCGACGcctgccttctgctctgcacGTCGGCTTTCCTTGTGATATACCACATGCCCATGCTCAGCTGCTTCCAGCCTGAGCTCCTGCGGGTGCTGCCGCTCTTCCACTCCATGGTTCTGCTCACCTACAGCACCAGCCTCTACCTCCTCACGGCCATCAGCGTGGAGAGGTGTGTGGGTGTCCTCTGGCCCTTCTGGTGCCGATGCCACCGCCCGAAGCTCCTCTCACCCATCACGTGCAGCCTGCTGTGGGTCCTGGCCGGTGTCCTTGCCGGGCTGGTGTACTTTGTGTGTGACCTGGGTCACTCCCAACACTGCTGGATGGTCCTTGGAACCTTGTGCTTCCTCAACTTCTGCTTCTTCACTCCCTTTATGGTTCTTTCCAACGTGATCCTCTTCATCAAGCTCAGACGTAGCTCTTGGCAACACCGCCCAGCGAGGCTCTACACCGTCATCTTCCTCACtgttctcttcttcctcctctttggcATCCCTCTCAGTGTCCAGATCTTCCTCAACTTCTTTGTCTACATGAATTTTGTCTTTGAGATCTGCCTCTTGCTGGCCTCCGTCAACAGCAGCATCAATCCAGTGATTTACGTCCTGGTTGGGAGCTACGGCAAGTCCGAGTTCAGGGGATCCGTCAGAGTGGCTCTTCAGAGGGTCTTTGAAGACAGGGCAGATTTCCAAGAGGTGGGTGAGAGCCCTGTGATGGGAGTTGCTGCCTAA
- the LOC135989461 gene encoding mas-related G-protein coupled receptor member H-like, translating into MEANHMSPNPTAPTLITDGDDPCRMEVTDMAIDAVTLLICLCGLVGNGAVLWLLGFRIRRNPITIYIFNLAIADFAFLLVLVTSSLLYIMENISCSTLLSLKYMRSLFLFSLFSYNTALYLLTAISIERCMSTFCYSVRRPQRLSVTVCVLLWSLSITVIAAVTSLCLLYDHEHCRVALISMYVLNFLVFAPPMVISSTILFIKVQCGSQQHQPKRLYIVIFLTVLFFLLFALPLSIWNFLQQFSYTSVPSQVVFLLACINSSINPFIYFSVGSCRRHCSLVSPQVAFQRVFEEPADNMIFSSDTTMDTLAPAC; encoded by the coding sequence ATGGAGGCAAACCACATGTCGCCAAATCCCACAGCACCCACGCTGATCACCGACGGAGATGACCCGTGCAGGATGGAGGTCACTGACATGGCCATAGACGCTGTCACGCTGCTCATCTGCCTCTGTGGGCTGGTGGGGAACGGGGCCGTCCTCTGGCTCCTCGGTTTCCGCATCCGCAGGAACCCCATCACTATCTACATCTTCAACTTGGCCATTGCTGACTTCGCCTTCCTCCTCGTCCTGGTCACCTCATCCCTCCTCTACATCATGGAGAACATCTCCTGCTCCACTCTTTTGTCCTTGAAGTACATGAGGTCACTTTTCCTGTTCTCGCTGTTCTCCTACAACACGGCCCTGTACCTCCTGACAGCCATCAGCATTGAGAGATGCATGTCCACCTTCTGCTACAGCGTCCGCCGTCCCCAGCGCTTGTCAGTCACGGTGTGTGTCCTGCTCTGGTCCCTCTCCATCACTGTCATTGCTGCAGTGACATCTCTGTGCCTGCTGTACGACCACGAGCACTGCCGGGTGGCTCTCATCTCCATGTACGTCCTCAACTTCCTCGTCTTTGCACCACCCATGGTCATTTCCAGCACGATCCTCTTCATTAAGGTCCAGTGTGGCTCCCAGCAGCACCAACCCAAGAGGCTCTACATCGTTATCTTCCTCACcgtcctcttcttcctcctcttcgcTCTTCCCCTCAGCATCTGGAATTTCCTGCAGCAGTTCAGCTACACCTCTGTGCCCTCCCAGGTTGTTTTCCTGCTCGCCTGCATCAACAGCAGCATCAACCCGTTCATCTACTTCTCGGTGGGGAGCTGCCGGAGGCATTGCTCCTTGGTGTCCCCCCAGGTCGCCTTCCAGAGGGTCTTTGAGGAGCCGGCAGACAACATGATATTCAGCAGTGACACAACGATGGACACGCTGGCCCCAGCTTGTTGA
- the LOC135989675 gene encoding mas-related G-protein coupled receptor member H-like has translation MEVNQTSPPPTSPVPETDGEVSCRVEVTDVAIDAVTLLICFCGLVGNGAVLWLLGFRIRRNPITVYVLNLAVADFAFLLFLVTSSLLYIMENVSCSTLLSLKYMRSLFLFSLFSYNMGLYLLAAISIERCMSVLCPLWYRCRRPQHLSVTVCVLLWSLSITVIAAVTSLCLLYDHEHCRVALISMYVLNFLVFAPPMVISNVILFIKVLCGSKRRQPKRLYIVIFLTVLFFLILLVPLSIWNFLQQFSYTSVPSQVVFLLACINSSINPFIYFLVGSYQRHCSLVSLQVAFQRVFEETAVTTICS, from the coding sequence ATGGAGGTGAACCAGACATCTCCACCTCCCACATCACCTGTGCCAGAGACCGACGGAGAAGTCTCCTGCAGGGTGGAGGTCACCGACGTGGCCATAGACGCTGTCACGCTGCTCATCTGCTTCTGTGGGCTGGTGGGGAACGGGGCCGTCCTCTGGCTCCTCGGTTTCCGCATCCGCAGGAACCCCATCACCGTCTACGTCCTCAACCTGGCCGTCGCTGACTtcgccttcctcctcttcctggTCACCTCATCCCTCCTCTACATCATGGAGAACGTCTCCTGCTCCACTCTTTTGTCCTTGAAGTACATGAGATCACTTTTCCTGTTCTCACTGTTCTCCTACAACATGGGCCTGTATCTCCTGGCAGCTATCAGCATTGAGAGATGCATGTCCGTCCTTTGCCCGCTCTGGTACCGCTGCCGCCGTCCCCAGCACTTGTCAGTCACGGTGTGTGTCCTGCTCTGGTCCCTCTCCATCACTGTCATTGCTGCAGTGACATCTCTGTGTCTGCTGTACGACCACGAGCACTGCCGGGTGGCTCTCATCTCCATGTACGTCCTCAACTTCCTCGTCTTTGCACCACCCATGGTCATTTCCAATGTGATCCTGTTCATTAAGGTCCTGTGTGGCTCCAAGCGACGTCAACCCAAGAGGCTCTACATTGTTATCTTCCTCACTGTCCTCTTTTTTCTCATCCTTCTGGTTCCTCTCAGCATCTGGAATTTCCTGCAGCAGTTCAGCTACACCTCTGTGCCCTCCCAGGTTGTTTTCCTGCTCGCCTGCATCAACAGCAGCATTAACCCTTTCATCTACTTCTTGGTGGGGAGCTACCAGAGGCATTGCTCCTTGGTGTCCCTCCAGGTCGCATTCCAGAGAGTCTTCGAAGAGACGGCGGTCACCACAATCTGCAGCTAA
- the RHOD gene encoding rho-related GTP-binding protein RhoD isoform X1 codes for MQRERGGPSPGLPVAEVKAVVVGDGGCGKTSLLVAFARGDFPKVYVPTVFEKYTASLQVGGKPVKIHLWDTAGQEDYDRLRPLSYSNTNVVLICFDVTSPNSFDNILTKWYPEVNHFCRGVPVLLVGCKTDLRRDQEVLQKLREGHLEPISYQQGEAMARQVHAVSYLECSARYQENVGDIFAVACSAAFGAARRSQRRRRPKRGCVLS; via the exons aTGCAGCGGGAGCGGGGGGGACCGAGCCCGGGACTCCCCGTGGCGGAGGTCAAGGCTGTCGTCGTGGGGGACGGGGGCTGCGGGAAGACGTCACTGCTGGTGGCCTTTGCCAGAGGGGACTTCCCCAAG GTGTACGTCCCCACCGTGTTCGAGAAGTACACGGCTTCCCTCCAGGTTGGCGGCAAGCCCGTGAAGATCCACCTCTGGGACACGGcag GACAGGAAGACTACGACAGGCTTCGCCCGCTGTCCTACTCCAACACCAACGTTGTCCTCATCTGCTTCGATGTCACCAGCCCCAACAGCTTTGACAACATCCTAACGAAG TGGTACCCGGAGGTGAACCACTTCTGCAGGGgtgtcccagtgctgctggtgggcTGCAAGACCGACCTGCGGCGGGACCAGGAGGTGCTGCAGAAGCTGCGGGAGGGACACCTGGAGCCCATCTCCTACCAGCAG GGAGAGGCCATGGCCCGGCAGGTCCACGCCGTGTCCTACTTGGAGTGCTCGGCCAGGTACCAGGAGAACGTCGGGGACATCTTTGCGGTGGCCTGCAGCGCTGCCTTCGGTGCCGCCCGCCGGAGCCAGCGCAGGAGGAGACCCAAGAGGGGCTGCGTGCTCAGCTGA
- the RHOD gene encoding rho-related GTP-binding protein RhoD isoform X2, whose protein sequence is MQRERGGPSPGLPVAEVKAVVVGDGGCGKTSLLVAFARGDFPKVYVPTVFEKYTASLQVGGKPVKIHLWDTAGQEDYDRLRPLSYSNTNVVLICFDVTSPNSFDNILTKWYPEVNHFCRGVPVLLVGCKTDLRRDQEVLQKLREGHLEPISYQQAKAMARQVHAVSYLECSARYQENVGDIFAVACSAAFGAARRSQRRRRPKRGCVLS, encoded by the exons aTGCAGCGGGAGCGGGGGGGACCGAGCCCGGGACTCCCCGTGGCGGAGGTCAAGGCTGTCGTCGTGGGGGACGGGGGCTGCGGGAAGACGTCACTGCTGGTGGCCTTTGCCAGAGGGGACTTCCCCAAG GTGTACGTCCCCACCGTGTTCGAGAAGTACACGGCTTCCCTCCAGGTTGGCGGCAAGCCCGTGAAGATCCACCTCTGGGACACGGcag GACAGGAAGACTACGACAGGCTTCGCCCGCTGTCCTACTCCAACACCAACGTTGTCCTCATCTGCTTCGATGTCACCAGCCCCAACAGCTTTGACAACATCCTAACGAAG TGGTACCCGGAGGTGAACCACTTCTGCAGGGgtgtcccagtgctgctggtgggcTGCAAGACCGACCTGCGGCGGGACCAGGAGGTGCTGCAGAAGCTGCGGGAGGGACACCTGGAGCCCATCTCCTACCAGCAGGCAA AGGCCATGGCCCGGCAGGTCCACGCCGTGTCCTACTTGGAGTGCTCGGCCAGGTACCAGGAGAACGTCGGGGACATCTTTGCGGTGGCCTGCAGCGCTGCCTTCGGTGCCGCCCGCCGGAGCCAGCGCAGGAGGAGACCCAAGAGGGGCTGCGTGCTCAGCTGA